One Sandaracinaceae bacterium genomic window carries:
- a CDS encoding carboxymuconolactone decarboxylase family protein, with protein MERNPTLSLVTDEQADEDLKQIYEMCQQAMGGVPHLARVIANCKDLLGPFLGLAGAVAQEYTVPMRLKQLAVLRTAELNGCAYCRSIHVPKSEQIGLDSDKMEGVAQKDIPDDVFSPEEKIVIRMTDEMTGRVGAEKDTVAQAREMFGEAGVVELMMTISFYNLMTRLAETSQVPLEG; from the coding sequence GTGGAACGAAATCCGACGCTCTCCCTCGTGACCGATGAGCAGGCCGACGAGGACCTGAAGCAGATCTACGAGATGTGTCAGCAGGCGATGGGAGGCGTGCCTCACCTCGCGCGCGTCATCGCGAACTGCAAGGACCTTTTGGGGCCCTTCCTCGGGCTCGCGGGCGCGGTCGCCCAGGAGTACACGGTGCCCATGCGGCTCAAGCAGCTCGCGGTGCTCCGGACCGCGGAGCTCAACGGCTGCGCCTACTGCCGGAGCATCCACGTGCCGAAGAGCGAGCAGATCGGGCTCGACTCGGACAAGATGGAGGGCGTCGCACAGAAGGACATCCCCGACGACGTCTTCTCGCCCGAAGAGAAGATCGTCATCCGCATGACCGACGAGATGACCGGTCGCGTGGGCGCGGAGAAGGACACCGTGGCCCAGGCGCGCGAGATGTTCGGCGAGGCCGGCGTGGTCGAGCTGATGATGACCATCTCCTTCTACAACCTGATGACGCGCCTGGCGGAGACCTCGCAAGTTCCGCTGGAGGGATGA
- a CDS encoding glutaredoxin family protein, whose amino-acid sequence MAEVVVYRRPGCMFCEQVEEILVENGVPFESVEVKERHEQEAISRRHGALAFPLVLVGGNYIGGFTHVVQLHSEGRLRAVMLGEKPKESGKPDSGMGLGSLSGYAALGRLLNQRKTGE is encoded by the coding sequence GTGGCTGAGGTCGTCGTCTACCGACGCCCGGGCTGCATGTTCTGCGAGCAGGTCGAGGAGATCCTCGTCGAGAACGGGGTCCCCTTCGAGTCCGTCGAGGTGAAGGAGCGGCACGAGCAGGAGGCCATCAGCCGTCGACACGGCGCGCTGGCGTTCCCGCTCGTGCTCGTCGGCGGCAACTACATCGGCGGCTTCACGCACGTGGTGCAGCTGCACTCGGAGGGGCGGCTCCGCGCGGTGATGCTCGGCGAGAAGCCGAAGGAGTCGGGCAAGCCGGACTCCGGCATGGGCCTCGGCTCGCTCAGCGGCTACGCGGCGCTCGGCCGGCTGCTCAACCAGCGCAAGACCGGCGAGTAG